Proteins co-encoded in one Pseudophryne corroboree isolate aPseCor3 chromosome 1, aPseCor3.hap2, whole genome shotgun sequence genomic window:
- the PXN gene encoding paxillin isoform X2, translated as MDDLDALLADLESTTSHISKRPVFLSEETPYSFPSGCHTYQEISVSTGPTSESLNGTVTDPLDSWTSSSNKFSQQQNPLHSSLPKESVGSPSAGEDEHVYSFPNKQRSAEPSPTVMSSSLGSNLSELDRLLLELNAVQQSPSSSLSADDLCRNISQPVAPTGLTNVSDNSGIKITPSSKEKPKRNGARGIEDVRPSVESLLDELESSVPSPVPSITVTQGEISNPQRVTASQQQTRMSASSATRELDELMASLSDFKTCRHTLSGPVSDLHKNRPISPASTFYTTSLYAGQQSGSDALTPVSSTVLLHIDEEESPALSSHFRKATVLSNRAVETDGANKDQPVTCPFNAYSLRTDIYLPSFHKKSQVKQKELDVCPIEYTQSELAVQSDGPAELQSSLEKNTWSLWEPHENMIINNEALSSETTHQPCSVSLRISDNEPGNDHKFTEHPDEQVSSITSDGDFGQHSTFVFHPDLKTIDDSWTQESQQIMFPETPARERISALRQMKSVIKRTKESPNVHPMSRDLSPRRKFGPAIYNKSPSQDRLIEELHGRFGIDKQETCKTPEDDWLTEGVIITSQPTRNERSSQQRIEKIIIPPESPQLMRKTLSVTTSHPRILQTTRLVSKSTSPAQPPHYPPPFSSSFSSTTTTAASLLPPPAPPLPFILPPQKTPTLSTLPPQPSSSWNSYSDDYQDLSRALPPQEESRTIYQDEAPAPWNFTSAPSRSLPAPKSCISVACQTDSNPLFPPIQMMSPFASTSSAAFAARPPPSPSLPDKIMSKGMPVNSSPPPSSAPKPGSQLDNMLGSLQSDLNKLGVATVAKGVCGACKKPIAGQVVTAMGRTWHPEHFVCTHCQEEIGSRNFFERDGQPYCEKDYHNLFSPRCFYCNGPILDKVVTALDRTWHPEHFFCAQCGAFFGPEGFHERDGKAYCRKDYFDMFAPKCGGCTHAILENYISALNTLWHPECFVCRECFTPFINGSFFEHDGQPYCEVHYHERRGSLCSGCQKPITGRCITAMGKKFHPEHFVCAFCLKQLNKGTFKEQNDKPYCQNCFVKLFC; from the exons AATCCCCTCCACAGTTCTCTCCCAAAGGAGAGTGTGGGCTCCCCCTCTGCTGGAGAAGACGAGCATGTGTATAG TTTCCCCAACAAGCAGCGATCTGCAGAGCCTTCCCCCACTGTTATGAGCTCCTCTCTGGGAAGCAATTTGTCAGAGCTGGACCGTCTACTCCTGGAACTAAATGCTGTGCAGCAATCCCCATCAAGTAGCCTATCTGCAG ATGATTTGTGCAGAAACATCTCTCAACCTGTGGCTCCTACTGGTCTCACCAATGTCTCGGACAACTCTGGTATAAAGATTACGCCGTCTTCAAAAGAAAAACCTAAACGCAATGGTGCAAGAGGAATTGAGGATGTCCGTCCTAGTGTAGAAAGTCTCCTGGATGAACTTGAGAGCTCTGTGCCCAGCCCAGT CCCATCAATCACTGTGACTCAAGGGGAGATCAGCAACCCGCAGAGGGTCACTGCCAGCCAGCAGCAAACCAGAATGTCCGCCTCGTCTGCCACTCGTGAACTGGATGAACTCATGGCCTCACTCTCTGATTTTAAG ACTTGTCGTCATACTTTATCTGGACCTGTATCTGATCTGCATAAAAATAGACCTATATCTCCTGCAAGCACTTTCTACACTACTTCCCTTTATGCGGGGCAGCAGAGTGGGTCTGATGCTCTCACACCCGTTAGTTCCACAGTTCTCCTGCACATTGATGAGGAGGAAAGCCCTGCCTTAAGTTCTCATTTTAGGAAAGCAACTGTCCTCTCCAACCGTGCAGTAGAGACAGATGGGGCTAATAAAGATCAGCCAGTTACCTGCCCATTCAATGCTTATAGTTTAAGGACCGATATTTACCTGCCAAGCTTTCATAAAAAGTCTCAAGTTAAGCAAAAAGAACTTGATGTTTGTCCTATAGAATACACACAGTCAGAGCTTGCTGTCCAGTCTGATGGTCCAGCTGAACTACAATCTTCTTTGGAAAAAAATACCTGGTCTTTGTGGGAACCTCATGAGAACATGATTATAAACAATGAAGCTCTGTCATCAGAAACCACACATCAACCATGTTCAGTCTCCTTGAGGATTTCAGATAATGAACCTGGAAATGATCATAAGTTTACAGAACACCCTGATGAGCAAGTAAGCAGCATAACCTCAGATGGAGACTTTGGACAACATTCAACATTTGTATTTCATCCAGACCTAAAAACCATTGATGATTCTTGGACACAGGAATCGCAACAAATTATGTTTCCAGAGACTCCGGCACGAGAACGGATCTCTGCCTTACGTCAG ATGAAATCTGTGATAAAAAGAACTAAAGAGAGTCCTAATGTGCATCCAATGTCTCGTGACCTTTCTCCTCGACGGAAGTTTGGACCAGCTATATACAACAAGAGTCCATCGCAAGATCGTCTGATTGAAGAGCTACATGGGCGGTTTGGTATAGACAAGCAAGAGACTTGCAAGACCCCAGAAGATGATTGGCTGACAGAGGGAGTCATTATTACTTCCCAGCCCACTAGAAATGAGCGGTCCTCTCAACAGAGGATAGAGAAG ATAATTATACCTCCAGAATCTCCACAACTCATGAGAAAAACATTATCTGTCACTACTTCTCATCCCCGTATTTTGCAGACAACTAGACTTGTGTCTAAATCTACATCCCCCGCACAACCCCCTCATTATCCTCCtcctttttcttcttccttctcctctactactaccactgctgcttCTTTACTTCCACCTCCGGCCCCTCCTTTGCCCTTCATTTTGCCTCCCCAGAAAACTCCTACTTTAAGTACACTTCCCCCTCAGCCATCATCTTCTTGGAATAGCTATAGTGATGATTATCAGGATCTGTCCAGGGCACTTCCTCCTCAGGAAGAATCTAGAACTATTTATCAGGATGAAGCTCCTGCCCCATGGAACTTCACATCAGCTCCTTCCAGATCCCTACCTGCGCCGAAGTCCTGTATCTCTGTGGCTTGCCAGACGGACAGTAATCCACTCTTTCCACCTATTCAG ATGATGTCTCCTTTTGCCTCTACTAGTTCTGCAGCTTTTGCTGCACGTCCTCCACCGAGCCCTTCTCTACCTGACAAG ATCATGTCCAAAGGGATGCCTGTGAACAGCTCACCTCCTCCTTCCAGTGCTCCCAAACCAGGCAGTCAGCTGGACAACATGCTGGGCAGTTTGCAGTCTGACCTTAACAAGCTGGGAGTGGCAACAGTAGCTAAGGGTGTTTGTGGTGCTTGCAAGAAACCAATTGCTGGTCAG GTTGTCACAGCCATGGGAAGGACTTGGCATCCTGAACACTTTGTATGCACACACTGCCAGGAGGAAATTGGATCACGTAACTTCTTTGAGCGAGACGGTCAGCCATACTGTGAAAAGGATTACCACAATCTGTTCTCACCTCGCTGTTTTTACTGTAATGGACCTATACTGGAT AAAGTTGTGACCGCTTTAGACAGAACATGGCATCCTGAACATTTCTTCTGTGCACAGTGTGGAGCATTCTTTGGACCTGAAG GTTTCCATGAGAGGGATGGAAAGGCCTATTGCAGGAAGGATTATTTTGATATGTTTGCTCCCAAGTGTGGCGGCTGCACACATGCCATCCTGGAGAACTACATCTCTGCTCTGAATACCCTATGGCATCCGGAGTGCTTCGTCTGCAGG GAATGTTTTACTCCATTTATCAATGGGAGTTTCTTTGAGCACGATGGGCAGCCATACTGTGAGGTGCATTATCATGAGCGTCGCGGTTCCCTTTGTTCCGGCTGCCAGAAGCCCATCACCGGCCGTTGTATCACTGCGATGGGGAAGAAATTCCACCCAGAGCACTTTGTTTGTGCCTTCTGCCTCAAGCAGCTGAATAAAGGAACCTTCAAGGAGCAGAACGACAAGCCATATTGCCAGAACTGCTTTGTCAAGCTCTTTTGTTAG
- the PXN gene encoding paxillin isoform X1, whose protein sequence is MDDLDALLADLESTTSHISKRPVFLSEETPYSFPSGCHTYQEISVSTGPTSESLNGTVTDPLDSWTSSSNKFSQQQNPLHSSLPKESVGSPSAGEDEHVYSFPNKQRSAEPSPTVMSSSLGSNLSELDRLLLELNAVQQSPSSSLSADDLCRNISQPVAPTGLTNVSDNSGIKITPSSKEKPKRNGARGIEDVRPSVESLLDELESSVPSPVPSITVTQGEISNPQRVTASQQQTRMSASSATRELDELMASLSDFKTCRHTLSGPVSDLHKNRPISPASTFYTTSLYAGQQSGSDALTPVSSTVLLHIDEEESPALSSHFRKATVLSNRAVETDGANKDQPVTCPFNAYSLRTDIYLPSFHKKSQVKQKELDVCPIEYTQSELAVQSDGPAELQSSLEKNTWSLWEPHENMIINNEALSSETTHQPCSVSLRISDNEPGNDHKFTEHPDEQVSSITSDGDFGQHSTFVFHPDLKTIDDSWTQESQQIMFPETPARERISALRQMKSVIKRTKESPNVHPMSRDLSPRRKFGPAIYNKSPSQDRLIEELHGRFGIDKQETCKTPEDDWLTEGVIITSQPTRNERSSQQRIEKIIIPPESPQLMRKTLSVTTSHPRILQTTRLVSKSTSPAQPPHYPPPFSSSFSSTTTTAASLLPPPAPPLPFILPPQKTPTLSTLPPQPSSSWNSYSDDYQDLSRALPPQEESRTIYQDEAPAPWNFTSAPSRSLPAPKSCISVACQTDSNPLFPPIQMMSPFASTSSAAFAARPPPSPSLPDKSLVSFLPATPAWPPQEDKDFMPGCDYSNGFSRCQTSVNDTRLIMSKGMPVNSSPPPSSAPKPGSQLDNMLGSLQSDLNKLGVATVAKGVCGACKKPIAGQVVTAMGRTWHPEHFVCTHCQEEIGSRNFFERDGQPYCEKDYHNLFSPRCFYCNGPILDKVVTALDRTWHPEHFFCAQCGAFFGPEGFHERDGKAYCRKDYFDMFAPKCGGCTHAILENYISALNTLWHPECFVCRECFTPFINGSFFEHDGQPYCEVHYHERRGSLCSGCQKPITGRCITAMGKKFHPEHFVCAFCLKQLNKGTFKEQNDKPYCQNCFVKLFC, encoded by the exons AATCCCCTCCACAGTTCTCTCCCAAAGGAGAGTGTGGGCTCCCCCTCTGCTGGAGAAGACGAGCATGTGTATAG TTTCCCCAACAAGCAGCGATCTGCAGAGCCTTCCCCCACTGTTATGAGCTCCTCTCTGGGAAGCAATTTGTCAGAGCTGGACCGTCTACTCCTGGAACTAAATGCTGTGCAGCAATCCCCATCAAGTAGCCTATCTGCAG ATGATTTGTGCAGAAACATCTCTCAACCTGTGGCTCCTACTGGTCTCACCAATGTCTCGGACAACTCTGGTATAAAGATTACGCCGTCTTCAAAAGAAAAACCTAAACGCAATGGTGCAAGAGGAATTGAGGATGTCCGTCCTAGTGTAGAAAGTCTCCTGGATGAACTTGAGAGCTCTGTGCCCAGCCCAGT CCCATCAATCACTGTGACTCAAGGGGAGATCAGCAACCCGCAGAGGGTCACTGCCAGCCAGCAGCAAACCAGAATGTCCGCCTCGTCTGCCACTCGTGAACTGGATGAACTCATGGCCTCACTCTCTGATTTTAAG ACTTGTCGTCATACTTTATCTGGACCTGTATCTGATCTGCATAAAAATAGACCTATATCTCCTGCAAGCACTTTCTACACTACTTCCCTTTATGCGGGGCAGCAGAGTGGGTCTGATGCTCTCACACCCGTTAGTTCCACAGTTCTCCTGCACATTGATGAGGAGGAAAGCCCTGCCTTAAGTTCTCATTTTAGGAAAGCAACTGTCCTCTCCAACCGTGCAGTAGAGACAGATGGGGCTAATAAAGATCAGCCAGTTACCTGCCCATTCAATGCTTATAGTTTAAGGACCGATATTTACCTGCCAAGCTTTCATAAAAAGTCTCAAGTTAAGCAAAAAGAACTTGATGTTTGTCCTATAGAATACACACAGTCAGAGCTTGCTGTCCAGTCTGATGGTCCAGCTGAACTACAATCTTCTTTGGAAAAAAATACCTGGTCTTTGTGGGAACCTCATGAGAACATGATTATAAACAATGAAGCTCTGTCATCAGAAACCACACATCAACCATGTTCAGTCTCCTTGAGGATTTCAGATAATGAACCTGGAAATGATCATAAGTTTACAGAACACCCTGATGAGCAAGTAAGCAGCATAACCTCAGATGGAGACTTTGGACAACATTCAACATTTGTATTTCATCCAGACCTAAAAACCATTGATGATTCTTGGACACAGGAATCGCAACAAATTATGTTTCCAGAGACTCCGGCACGAGAACGGATCTCTGCCTTACGTCAG ATGAAATCTGTGATAAAAAGAACTAAAGAGAGTCCTAATGTGCATCCAATGTCTCGTGACCTTTCTCCTCGACGGAAGTTTGGACCAGCTATATACAACAAGAGTCCATCGCAAGATCGTCTGATTGAAGAGCTACATGGGCGGTTTGGTATAGACAAGCAAGAGACTTGCAAGACCCCAGAAGATGATTGGCTGACAGAGGGAGTCATTATTACTTCCCAGCCCACTAGAAATGAGCGGTCCTCTCAACAGAGGATAGAGAAG ATAATTATACCTCCAGAATCTCCACAACTCATGAGAAAAACATTATCTGTCACTACTTCTCATCCCCGTATTTTGCAGACAACTAGACTTGTGTCTAAATCTACATCCCCCGCACAACCCCCTCATTATCCTCCtcctttttcttcttccttctcctctactactaccactgctgcttCTTTACTTCCACCTCCGGCCCCTCCTTTGCCCTTCATTTTGCCTCCCCAGAAAACTCCTACTTTAAGTACACTTCCCCCTCAGCCATCATCTTCTTGGAATAGCTATAGTGATGATTATCAGGATCTGTCCAGGGCACTTCCTCCTCAGGAAGAATCTAGAACTATTTATCAGGATGAAGCTCCTGCCCCATGGAACTTCACATCAGCTCCTTCCAGATCCCTACCTGCGCCGAAGTCCTGTATCTCTGTGGCTTGCCAGACGGACAGTAATCCACTCTTTCCACCTATTCAG ATGATGTCTCCTTTTGCCTCTACTAGTTCTGCAGCTTTTGCTGCACGTCCTCCACCGAGCCCTTCTCTACCTGACAAG TCACTGGTTTCTTTCCTTCCGGCCACACCTGCTTGGCCTCCCCAAGAAGACAAGGATTTCATGCCTGGTTGTGATTACAGTAACGGCTTCTCTAGATGCCAGACTTCAGTCAATGACACACGTTTG ATCATGTCCAAAGGGATGCCTGTGAACAGCTCACCTCCTCCTTCCAGTGCTCCCAAACCAGGCAGTCAGCTGGACAACATGCTGGGCAGTTTGCAGTCTGACCTTAACAAGCTGGGAGTGGCAACAGTAGCTAAGGGTGTTTGTGGTGCTTGCAAGAAACCAATTGCTGGTCAG GTTGTCACAGCCATGGGAAGGACTTGGCATCCTGAACACTTTGTATGCACACACTGCCAGGAGGAAATTGGATCACGTAACTTCTTTGAGCGAGACGGTCAGCCATACTGTGAAAAGGATTACCACAATCTGTTCTCACCTCGCTGTTTTTACTGTAATGGACCTATACTGGAT AAAGTTGTGACCGCTTTAGACAGAACATGGCATCCTGAACATTTCTTCTGTGCACAGTGTGGAGCATTCTTTGGACCTGAAG GTTTCCATGAGAGGGATGGAAAGGCCTATTGCAGGAAGGATTATTTTGATATGTTTGCTCCCAAGTGTGGCGGCTGCACACATGCCATCCTGGAGAACTACATCTCTGCTCTGAATACCCTATGGCATCCGGAGTGCTTCGTCTGCAGG GAATGTTTTACTCCATTTATCAATGGGAGTTTCTTTGAGCACGATGGGCAGCCATACTGTGAGGTGCATTATCATGAGCGTCGCGGTTCCCTTTGTTCCGGCTGCCAGAAGCCCATCACCGGCCGTTGTATCACTGCGATGGGGAAGAAATTCCACCCAGAGCACTTTGTTTGTGCCTTCTGCCTCAAGCAGCTGAATAAAGGAACCTTCAAGGAGCAGAACGACAAGCCATATTGCCAGAACTGCTTTGTCAAGCTCTTTTGTTAG